One genomic window of Candidatus Nitrospira inopinata includes the following:
- the amoC gene encoding bacterial ammonia monooxygenase, subunit AmoC, producing MAAERGYDISQWYDSRPWKIGWFAMLAIGIFWVLYQRTFGYSHGLDSMTPEFDAVWMGLWRFNIVANALFFAISVGWIWVTRDRNLANLDPKTELKRYFYWMGWLACYVWGVYYAGSYTLEQDAAWHQVIIRDTSFTASHIVAFYGTFPLYITCGVSSYLYAQTRLPLYSQATSFPLVAAVVGPMFILPNVGLNEWGHAFWFVDELFAAPLHWGFVTLGWCGLFGAAGGVAAQIVSRMSNLADVIWNGAPKSILDPFPSQVNPNAKAGY from the coding sequence ATGGCGGCAGAGCGGGGGTATGACATTTCGCAGTGGTATGATTCGCGGCCGTGGAAGATTGGGTGGTTTGCGATGTTGGCGATTGGGATTTTTTGGGTGTTGTATCAGCGGACGTTTGGGTATTCGCACGGGTTGGACTCGATGACGCCGGAGTTTGACGCGGTGTGGATGGGGTTATGGCGGTTTAACATTGTGGCCAATGCGTTATTTTTTGCGATTTCGGTGGGGTGGATTTGGGTGACGCGGGATCGGAATTTGGCGAATTTGGATCCGAAGACGGAGTTGAAGCGGTATTTTTACTGGATGGGGTGGTTGGCCTGCTACGTGTGGGGGGTCTATTATGCGGGCAGCTACACGTTGGAGCAGGATGCGGCGTGGCATCAGGTGATCATTCGGGACACGAGTTTTACGGCCAGTCACATTGTGGCGTTTTACGGGACGTTCCCGTTGTACATTACGTGCGGGGTCTCGAGTTATCTGTATGCGCAGACGCGGTTGCCGTTGTATAGCCAGGCGACGTCGTTTCCGTTGGTGGCGGCGGTGGTGGGGCCGATGTTCATTTTGCCGAACGTGGGGCTCAATGAGTGGGGCCATGCGTTTTGGTTTGTGGACGAGTTGTTTGCGGCGCCGTTGCATTGGGGCTTTGTGACGTTGGGCTGGTGCGGGTTGTTCGGGGCGGCCGGCGGCGTGGCGGCGCAGATTGTGAGCCGCATGTCGAACTTGGCGGATGTGATTTGGAACGGGGCGCCCAAGAGCATCCTGGATCCGTTCCCCAGCCAGGTCAACCCCAACGCCAAAGCAGGCTACTAG
- a CDS encoding aspartate kinase — translation MALIVQKYGGTSVGSVERIHRVADRVARAREEGHSVVVVLSAMSGETDRLIKLAHEVTPNPDERELDMLLSTGERVTIALLAMELRGRGINARSYTGRQVGILTDSAHTKARIARVSADRIREALKEGIVPVVAGFQGINEKSDVTTLGRGGSDLSAVALAAALKADRCIIFTDVDGVYTADPNIVPAARRIDKISYEEMLEMASLGAKVLQTRSVEFAAKFNVPVEVNSSFKEGRGTLVTKEDPDMEAVAVAGVTGDRNQAKVTIIGVPDKPGIAARIFGPVAQANINVDMIIQNISQATLTDVSFTIPRADLRKAEPIIQAVAKDIEAKSVSITEAIAKVSLVGVGMRSHSGVAARMFDVLSHEGINIMMISTSEIKISCVIEEKYLELAMRSLHTAFGLDKTRG, via the coding sequence GTGGCGCTCATCGTCCAAAAATACGGCGGGACTTCCGTCGGATCGGTCGAGCGGATCCATCGCGTCGCCGATCGAGTCGCTCGTGCCCGTGAGGAAGGACACAGCGTGGTAGTGGTCCTTTCGGCCATGAGCGGAGAAACGGACCGTTTGATCAAGCTGGCCCATGAGGTGACTCCAAATCCGGACGAGCGGGAACTTGACATGCTCCTATCGACGGGTGAGCGGGTGACTATCGCGCTGTTGGCAATGGAACTGAGGGGGCGGGGCATCAATGCGCGATCCTATACAGGGAGACAGGTCGGCATTCTGACCGACAGCGCCCACACCAAGGCGCGCATCGCGCGGGTGTCGGCGGACCGGATTCGCGAGGCCTTGAAAGAGGGGATCGTTCCGGTGGTCGCCGGTTTTCAGGGCATCAACGAAAAATCTGACGTGACAACGTTGGGGCGAGGCGGGTCCGATCTGTCCGCGGTCGCGCTGGCGGCCGCCCTGAAAGCCGATCGCTGCATCATCTTCACGGACGTGGACGGCGTGTACACGGCGGACCCCAACATCGTGCCGGCGGCCAGACGTATCGACAAAATTTCATATGAAGAAATGTTGGAGATGGCCAGTTTGGGGGCCAAGGTGCTTCAAACCAGGTCGGTCGAGTTTGCCGCCAAGTTCAACGTGCCGGTCGAGGTCAATTCAAGCTTCAAAGAGGGGAGAGGGACGCTCGTGACAAAAGAAGACCCGGATATGGAAGCAGTAGCGGTGGCAGGGGTCACCGGTGACCGAAACCAGGCGAAAGTGACCATTATTGGTGTGCCGGATAAGCCGGGTATCGCGGCAAGAATTTTCGGGCCGGTAGCCCAGGCCAACATCAACGTCGATATGATCATCCAGAACATCAGTCAGGCGACGTTGACGGACGTGTCGTTCACGATCCCTCGCGCGGATCTTAGAAAAGCCGAGCCGATCATCCAGGCTGTGGCGAAGGACATCGAAGCCAAGTCCGTGTCCATCACTGAGGCGATTGCCAAAGTCTCGCTGGTGGGTGTCGGCATGCGCTCACATTCCGGTGTTGCGGCTAGAATGTTCGATGTGCTCTCACATGAAGGGATCAACATCATGATGATCAGTACGTCCGAAATCAAGATTTCCTGCGTGATCGAGGAAAAGTATCTTGAGCTGGCCATGCGCTCTTTGCACACGGCCTTCGGTCTTGATAAAACTCGAGGCTGA
- the apgM gene encoding 2,3-bisphosphoglycerate-independent phosphoglycerate mutase codes for MKYLILHAAGMAGQPRPELEGRTPLQVSATPNLDRLAQNGELGQLVIHAEGVLHGSGATGTAILGYDPKKYYQGPGPLEAVSLGVSVTEQDVVYRGTMVTLRPEGGKPGDDIKKLGPHVIMDDATGGLIETEEARELIEAINEQLGSETIQFYPGSGHRHLMVWVNGKPRAHCVDPQTVLGRSIAEALPTGDGADILRKLMDAAYLILRDHPVNDDRLASGKKPANCIWLWGEGRAVAWPSLPEKYHVRGAVVATGDVHRGIGIAAGLEAVDLDRLAGGDLRTKAAVALEEYAKKDFVYVHGGLTDEAIHSTDPKAKVLGIEAFDRELVGPLIEGLERQGPYRYLVMCDHGKAEGLALYAFGEGGRKGASLSSRRFTEQDAQATNLPPRDATKFINRLFANG; via the coding sequence ATGAAGTACCTGATCCTGCATGCCGCCGGAATGGCCGGACAGCCCCGCCCGGAACTGGAGGGGCGCACCCCGCTTCAGGTTTCCGCGACACCGAACCTCGATCGCTTGGCCCAGAACGGCGAACTGGGCCAGCTCGTCATTCATGCCGAAGGAGTCCTGCACGGAAGCGGAGCGACCGGGACGGCGATTCTCGGTTACGATCCCAAGAAGTACTATCAAGGTCCCGGCCCGCTTGAGGCGGTCAGTTTGGGCGTTTCGGTCACGGAGCAGGATGTCGTCTATCGCGGCACGATGGTGACTCTCAGGCCTGAAGGCGGGAAGCCCGGCGACGACATCAAGAAATTGGGTCCGCATGTGATCATGGATGATGCGACGGGAGGCTTGATTGAAACGGAAGAGGCACGGGAATTGATCGAGGCGATCAATGAACAGTTGGGATCTGAGACCATTCAATTTTATCCGGGGTCAGGCCATCGGCACCTCATGGTGTGGGTCAACGGCAAACCTCGGGCGCATTGTGTGGATCCCCAAACTGTATTGGGGAGGTCCATTGCCGAGGCGCTGCCGACCGGTGACGGAGCCGACATCCTGCGGAAGCTGATGGACGCAGCCTATCTGATTCTTCGTGATCATCCTGTCAACGACGACCGTCTGGCCTCCGGGAAAAAACCCGCGAATTGTATCTGGTTATGGGGGGAAGGTCGGGCTGTTGCGTGGCCCAGTCTTCCGGAGAAGTATCATGTCAGAGGGGCGGTCGTGGCGACCGGCGACGTCCATCGGGGGATCGGCATTGCCGCCGGCTTGGAAGCGGTCGATCTTGATCGGCTTGCCGGCGGAGATTTGCGGACCAAGGCGGCAGTGGCGCTTGAGGAGTACGCCAAGAAAGACTTTGTCTATGTCCATGGCGGCTTGACGGACGAGGCGATTCACAGCACGGACCCCAAGGCAAAAGTTCTCGGTATCGAAGCGTTTGATCGAGAGCTTGTCGGCCCTTTAATCGAGGGATTGGAACGGCAAGGGCCGTATCGGTATCTTGTCATGTGCGATCACGGCAAGGCTGAGGGGCTCGCCCTCTATGCTTTCGGAGAGGGTGGCCGGAAGGGGGCATCCCTATCGAGCCGGCGCTTCACGGAGCAGGACGCACAAGCAACCAATCTCCCCCCCAGAGATGCCACCAAGTTCATCAATCGGCTCTTTGCGAACGGATAA
- the thrC gene encoding threonine synthase — protein sequence MNRWRGIIEEYRKFLPVSERTPVISLLEGNTPLIRAVRLAQAIAPGIDLYLKFEGVNPTGSFKDRGMTLAISKAVEQGARAVICASTGNTSASAAAYGARAGLAVYVLIPAGKIALGKLSQAMMHQATVIQIEGNFDQALALVKDLSASRRIELVNSLNPFRIEGQKTAAFEVCDQLGDAPALHVLPVGNAGNITAYWKGYREYRLANQITRLPRMMGFQAAGAAPIVLGRVVEQPHTVATAIRIGNPASWKSALQAVEESSGAIDLVTDEEILAAYATVARTEGVFCEPASAASVAGVTKLYRAGGLREGETVVCTLTGHGLKDADIAISVSKQPLTVKAAHEDVVRLLEV from the coding sequence ATGAATCGATGGCGGGGCATTATCGAGGAATATCGCAAGTTCCTTCCGGTGTCGGAGCGGACGCCCGTCATCAGCCTGTTGGAAGGCAACACGCCTCTCATTCGTGCGGTTCGACTGGCTCAGGCGATCGCTCCCGGCATCGACCTTTATCTCAAGTTCGAAGGCGTCAACCCGACCGGCTCGTTTAAAGACAGAGGCATGACCTTGGCCATCTCCAAGGCCGTCGAACAGGGGGCCCGCGCCGTGATCTGCGCCTCGACGGGGAACACCTCCGCGTCGGCGGCGGCCTACGGAGCGCGCGCCGGCTTGGCCGTGTACGTTCTGATCCCCGCCGGAAAAATCGCGCTCGGCAAACTCTCCCAAGCGATGATGCATCAGGCGACGGTCATTCAGATCGAAGGCAATTTCGATCAGGCCTTGGCGCTGGTGAAGGACCTGTCCGCTTCGCGGCGGATCGAGTTGGTCAATTCCCTGAACCCTTTTCGAATCGAGGGTCAGAAGACCGCGGCGTTCGAAGTGTGTGACCAACTGGGAGATGCCCCCGCCTTGCACGTATTGCCGGTCGGCAATGCGGGCAATATCACCGCCTATTGGAAGGGCTATCGTGAGTATCGCCTGGCGAATCAAATCACCAGGCTGCCGAGGATGATGGGGTTTCAAGCCGCCGGCGCGGCTCCGATCGTGCTGGGTCGGGTTGTCGAACAGCCGCACACCGTGGCGACGGCGATCCGAATAGGGAACCCCGCCAGTTGGAAGTCGGCGTTACAGGCCGTCGAGGAATCCTCGGGAGCCATTGACCTGGTGACCGATGAGGAGATCCTCGCTGCCTATGCGACTGTGGCGAGAACGGAAGGCGTGTTTTGCGAGCCGGCTTCGGCGGCGTCTGTGGCCGGCGTCACGAAGTTATACCGCGCCGGAGGGCTTCGGGAAGGTGAGACGGTGGTCTGCACCTTGACCGGCCATGGATTGAAGGACGCCGATATTGCCATCAGTGTGTCGAAACAACCACTGACCGTCAAGGCGGCCCACGAGGACGTTGTCCGTTTGTTAGAGGTCTGA
- a CDS encoding homoserine dehydrogenase, whose protein sequence is MKSRIGVGVIGFGTVGTGVARVLLDNAALIRRRVGLPIELIRIADLDIVRDRGVALPPGLLTTNVGAVITDPAVDIVVELIGGCDVAKRVVLDAIAAGKHVVTANKALLALHGEEIYEAAARKGVEVGFEASVGGGIPVIRSLMEGLAGDSIRSIYGIINGTSNYILSRMTQEGHDFDTVLRDAQQAGYAEADPTFDVQGIDSAHKLAILVNLAYGTPVNVKEIYTEGITHVTSTDIAYAKEFGFVIKLLGIAKLVNGEIEARVHPTMLPATSPIARVDGVYNAIQLVGDAVGDLVLYGQGAGSMPTGQAVVSDIIAIGRNVLSGAAGRVPTASFRQDQRRPLRVKPMEEISSLYYLRFMVVDRPGVLAQIAGELGRCAISISSVLQQGRREGQTVPVVIKTHMASERDVRNALAEINRKPFVSEPATLIRVEGKDE, encoded by the coding sequence ATGAAATCGCGCATTGGCGTCGGCGTCATTGGATTCGGCACGGTCGGCACCGGGGTGGCGAGGGTGCTGCTCGACAACGCCGCGCTCATTCGGCGTCGAGTGGGCCTGCCGATTGAATTGATTCGGATCGCCGACCTCGACATTGTCCGGGATCGCGGCGTCGCGCTTCCTCCCGGTCTGTTGACGACCAACGTGGGAGCCGTTATCACCGACCCGGCCGTCGATATCGTTGTCGAATTAATCGGGGGCTGCGACGTCGCCAAACGGGTCGTGTTGGATGCCATTGCCGCCGGGAAACATGTCGTGACCGCCAACAAGGCGCTGTTGGCCCTGCACGGCGAAGAGATCTACGAGGCCGCAGCCCGTAAAGGCGTGGAAGTGGGGTTCGAGGCGAGCGTCGGAGGCGGCATTCCGGTTATCAGGTCCTTGATGGAGGGCCTCGCGGGTGACTCGATTCGTTCGATTTACGGCATCATCAACGGCACTTCCAACTATATCCTGTCACGCATGACCCAAGAGGGGCATGATTTCGATACCGTGTTACGGGACGCCCAGCAAGCCGGCTATGCGGAAGCGGACCCCACCTTCGACGTCCAGGGAATCGATTCCGCCCACAAACTGGCCATCCTCGTCAACTTGGCGTACGGTACGCCGGTCAATGTCAAGGAGATCTACACGGAGGGCATCACGCACGTCACTTCGACGGACATCGCCTACGCAAAAGAATTTGGATTCGTCATCAAGTTGTTGGGCATTGCCAAGTTAGTGAACGGGGAGATCGAGGCCAGGGTTCATCCCACCATGCTGCCCGCGACCTCACCCATTGCAAGGGTTGACGGTGTGTACAACGCGATTCAGTTGGTCGGGGACGCAGTGGGGGATCTCGTCTTGTATGGACAGGGCGCCGGCTCGATGCCGACCGGCCAGGCCGTCGTGAGCGACATTATCGCCATCGGGAGGAACGTGCTCTCGGGCGCCGCAGGCCGCGTGCCCACCGCGTCGTTTCGTCAGGATCAGCGCCGACCGTTGCGCGTGAAGCCCATGGAGGAAATTTCCTCGCTCTACTACCTGCGGTTCATGGTGGTTGACCGGCCGGGCGTGTTGGCCCAGATTGCCGGAGAATTGGGCCGTTGCGCAATCAGCATCTCCTCGGTGTTGCAACAGGGCCGTCGGGAAGGGCAAACGGTGCCGGTCGTCATCAAGACTCACATGGCCAGCGAGCGAGACGTGCGGAACGCCCTCGCGGAGATCAATCGCAAGCCCTTTGTCTCGGAGCCTGCGACGCTCATTCGGGTGGAGGGCAAGGACGAATGA